A part of Melittangium boletus DSM 14713 genomic DNA contains:
- a CDS encoding DoxX family protein, protein MATAATLTAMEGQLAHHSALPLRATLSSVMLYHGIEKLRPKGLEETTHVFEKLGITPARPWALATGWTEVSAGVLSLLGIGTRVAALAVLVTQAVAIAKVHGPNGFDSRQGGYEFNLSLIATALGLLLSGPGDVSVHHAITARGARWTPPWRRQASLRRGLLSLLTA, encoded by the coding sequence ATGGCGACGGCGGCAACCCTGACGGCAATGGAAGGGCAACTGGCCCATCACTCGGCACTGCCCCTCCGGGCCACCTTGAGCTCGGTGATGCTCTACCACGGCATCGAGAAGCTGCGGCCCAAGGGGCTGGAGGAGACGACCCACGTCTTCGAGAAGCTGGGCATCACCCCCGCCCGTCCGTGGGCCCTCGCCACCGGCTGGACCGAGGTGAGCGCCGGGGTGCTGTCCCTGCTGGGGATTGGCACCCGGGTGGCCGCCCTGGCCGTGCTGGTGACCCAGGCGGTGGCCATCGCCAAGGTGCACGGCCCCAACGGCTTCGACAGCCGCCAGGGCGGCTACGAATTCAACCTGTCGCTCATCGCCACGGCGCTGGGACTGCTGCTGAGCGGCCCTGGAGACGTGTCCGTCCACCATGCCATCACCGCGCGCGGGGCCCGCTGGACGCCTCCCTGGCGGCGCCAGGCGAGCCTCCGGCGCGGACTGCTGTCCCTGCTCACGGCCTGA
- a CDS encoding alpha-1,4-glucan--maltose-1-phosphate maltosyltransferase produces the protein MSERIERIGSTVIENVRPQLDAGRWPVKRVEGESLTVQADIFKEGHDVLVAVVRWRQSVPRSQATEWAEVPMSSPKGNDLWEGSFPLTSNGRYEYTVEAWPDFFATWVTEIKRKVDVGRDVRSELLEGAAMLRAHAERARQDGNPDDAERMLKAATLFDQGMSPNAIAAAVDPELKRVASRYADRSVATRYDRVLEVFVDREKARYGSWYEFFPRSAPRDGRTHGTFKDAEKWLPYVQSLGFDVIYLPPVHPIGLKARKGKNNSLTAGPDDVGSPWAIGGPEGGHKAIHPQLGTLEDFARFVKEANAQGIEIAMDLAYQCSPDHPYVKEHPEWFLHRPDGTIKTAENPPKRYEDIVNFDWLGPARDTLWPELKSVVMHWVNLGVRIFRVDNPHTKPMQFWAWMIREVQTERPDIIFLAEAFTRPKVMKALAKLGFGQSYSYFTWRNFKAEMQEYLEELTQPPVSDYMRANFWPNTPDILPEFLQRSGPGGFRLRAAMAATLSSVWGMYCGYELCEGTPVAPGKEEYLDSEKYELKAWDLDRPGNIRDYIARLNGIRQRHRAFQLYDNLRFHPSENEQVMFYSKRTPDGTSQVLVAVSFDPYNAQDSVLYVPLEELGIQPDETYQVHELMTDTRSLWQGPTAQVRLTPEQPAAIWAIYRFRRSEQAFDYYE, from the coding sequence ATGAGCGAGCGAATCGAGCGAATCGGAAGCACGGTCATCGAAAATGTCCGGCCGCAGTTGGACGCGGGCCGTTGGCCGGTGAAGCGGGTCGAGGGCGAATCCCTCACCGTCCAGGCGGACATCTTCAAGGAAGGCCACGACGTCCTGGTGGCCGTGGTGCGCTGGCGGCAGTCGGTGCCCAGGAGCCAGGCGACGGAATGGGCCGAGGTGCCCATGTCCTCACCCAAGGGCAACGACTTGTGGGAAGGCAGCTTCCCCCTGACGAGCAATGGCCGTTACGAGTACACGGTGGAGGCCTGGCCGGACTTCTTCGCCACCTGGGTGACGGAGATCAAACGCAAGGTGGACGTGGGCCGCGACGTGCGCAGCGAGCTGTTGGAAGGCGCCGCCATGCTCCGTGCCCACGCGGAGCGCGCGCGGCAGGACGGCAATCCGGACGACGCCGAGCGCATGCTCAAGGCCGCCACCCTCTTCGACCAGGGGATGAGCCCCAACGCCATCGCCGCGGCCGTGGACCCCGAGCTCAAGCGCGTGGCGTCCCGGTACGCCGACCGCTCCGTGGCCACGCGCTATGACCGCGTGCTCGAGGTGTTCGTGGACCGGGAGAAGGCGCGCTACGGCTCCTGGTACGAGTTCTTCCCACGCTCGGCCCCGCGCGATGGCCGCACACACGGCACGTTCAAGGACGCGGAGAAGTGGCTGCCCTACGTGCAGTCCCTGGGCTTCGACGTCATCTACCTGCCGCCGGTGCACCCCATCGGCCTCAAGGCGCGCAAGGGCAAGAACAACAGCCTCACCGCGGGCCCGGACGACGTGGGCAGCCCCTGGGCCATCGGCGGCCCCGAGGGCGGCCACAAGGCCATCCATCCCCAGTTGGGCACGCTCGAGGACTTCGCGCGCTTCGTGAAGGAGGCCAACGCGCAGGGGATCGAGATCGCCATGGACCTGGCGTACCAGTGCTCGCCGGACCACCCCTACGTGAAGGAACACCCCGAGTGGTTCCTCCACCGGCCCGACGGCACCATCAAGACGGCGGAGAACCCGCCCAAGCGCTACGAGGACATCGTCAACTTCGACTGGCTCGGCCCCGCGCGCGACACGCTCTGGCCGGAGCTCAAGTCGGTGGTGATGCATTGGGTGAACCTGGGCGTGCGCATCTTCCGCGTGGACAACCCCCACACCAAGCCCATGCAGTTCTGGGCGTGGATGATCCGCGAGGTGCAGACGGAGCGCCCCGACATCATCTTCCTCGCCGAGGCGTTCACCCGCCCCAAGGTGATGAAGGCGCTGGCCAAGCTCGGCTTCGGCCAGTCGTACAGCTACTTCACCTGGCGCAACTTCAAGGCGGAGATGCAGGAGTACCTGGAGGAGCTCACCCAACCGCCCGTGTCCGACTACATGCGCGCCAACTTCTGGCCCAACACGCCGGACATCCTCCCCGAGTTCCTCCAGCGCAGCGGTCCCGGCGGCTTCCGGTTGCGCGCCGCCATGGCCGCCACGCTCTCCAGCGTCTGGGGCATGTACTGCGGCTACGAGCTGTGCGAGGGCACTCCCGTGGCGCCCGGCAAGGAGGAATACCTCGACTCGGAGAAGTACGAGCTCAAGGCGTGGGACCTGGACCGGCCAGGCAACATCCGCGACTACATCGCGCGGCTCAACGGCATCCGCCAGCGCCACCGGGCCTTCCAGCTCTACGACAACCTGCGCTTCCACCCCTCGGAGAACGAGCAGGTGATGTTCTATTCCAAGCGCACGCCGGACGGCACCAGCCAGGTACTGGTGGCCGTGAGCTTCGATCCGTACAACGCACAGGACTCCGTCCTCTACGTGCCCCTGGAGGAGCTGGGCATCCAGCCGGATGAGACCTACCAGGTGCACGAACTGATGACGGACACCCGCAGCCTGTGGCAGGGGCCCACCGCGCAAGTCCGGCTGACACCCGAACAGCCCGCGGCCATCTGGGCGATCTATCGTTTCCGCCGCTCCGAACAAGCGTTCGACTACTACGAATAG
- the treS gene encoding maltose alpha-D-glucosyltransferase — MTTQTDPLWYKKAVIYELHIRAFHDSNGDGHGDIPGLIEKLPYLQDLGVTCLWILPHYPSPLRDDGYDIADFYAVHPDYGTLADFQRLIDEAHKRDIRILSELVVNHTSDQHAWFQEARRDPKSPKRDYYVWSDTDDKYKEARIIFLDTERSNWTWDPVAKQYFWHRFFSHQPDLNYDNPEVQEAMLDVMRFWLNMGVDGFRCDAVPYLFEREGTNCENLAETHAFLKKLRKTIDAEYPDKMLLAEANQWPADVRVYFGDGDEFNMGFHFPVMPRLFMAVRREDRTPIVEILQQTPDIPESCQWAIFLRNHDELTLEMVTDEDRDYMYREYANDPRMRINLGIRRRLAPLMDNGRRRIELMHSLLFTLPGTPVMYYGDEIGMGDNIYLGDRNGVRTPMQWTSDRNAGFSRADGARLYAPVIGDPVYGYQSINVEAQERTRSSLLSWVKRLIRVRQRYPAFAMGKLRWLNPDNRKVLAFMREYEGQSILIVCNLSRFAQPAVLDMRDWEGQVPIELMGETAFPMISSLPYQLTLGPYMFLWFRLEKLAPGRGMP; from the coding sequence ATGACCACCCAGACGGATCCGCTCTGGTACAAGAAGGCAGTCATCTACGAGCTCCACATCCGCGCGTTCCATGATTCGAACGGCGACGGACACGGGGACATCCCGGGGCTCATCGAGAAGCTGCCCTATCTGCAGGATCTCGGCGTCACCTGCCTGTGGATCCTGCCCCACTATCCCTCGCCGCTAAGGGACGACGGCTACGACATCGCGGACTTCTACGCGGTGCACCCGGACTACGGCACGCTCGCGGACTTCCAGCGGCTCATCGACGAGGCTCACAAGCGCGACATCCGCATCCTGAGCGAGCTCGTGGTGAATCACACGAGCGACCAGCACGCCTGGTTCCAGGAAGCGAGGCGCGACCCCAAGAGCCCCAAGCGCGACTACTACGTCTGGAGCGACACGGACGACAAATACAAGGAAGCGCGCATCATCTTCCTGGACACCGAGCGCTCCAACTGGACGTGGGATCCGGTGGCCAAGCAGTACTTCTGGCACCGCTTCTTCAGCCACCAGCCGGACCTCAACTACGACAACCCCGAGGTCCAGGAGGCCATGCTGGACGTCATGCGCTTCTGGCTGAACATGGGCGTGGACGGCTTCCGCTGCGACGCCGTGCCCTACCTGTTCGAGCGCGAGGGCACCAACTGCGAGAACCTCGCGGAGACGCACGCCTTCCTCAAGAAGCTGCGCAAGACGATCGACGCCGAGTACCCGGACAAGATGCTGCTCGCCGAGGCGAACCAGTGGCCCGCCGACGTGCGCGTCTATTTCGGCGACGGCGACGAGTTCAACATGGGCTTCCACTTCCCCGTCATGCCCCGCCTCTTCATGGCGGTGCGCCGCGAGGACCGCACGCCCATCGTGGAAATCCTCCAGCAGACGCCGGACATCCCCGAGAGCTGCCAGTGGGCCATCTTCCTGCGCAACCACGACGAGCTCACGCTCGAGATGGTGACGGACGAGGACCGGGACTACATGTACCGGGAATACGCCAATGATCCGCGCATGCGCATCAACCTGGGCATCCGGCGGCGGCTCGCGCCCCTCATGGACAACGGCCGGCGGCGCATCGAGTTGATGCACAGCCTGCTCTTCACCCTGCCCGGCACCCCCGTCATGTACTACGGGGACGAGATTGGCATGGGGGACAACATCTACCTGGGCGATCGCAACGGGGTGCGCACGCCCATGCAGTGGACGAGCGATCGCAACGCGGGCTTCTCCCGGGCGGACGGCGCGCGGCTCTACGCCCCCGTCATTGGAGACCCCGTCTACGGCTACCAGAGCATCAACGTGGAGGCCCAGGAGCGCACGCGCTCGTCCCTGCTCAGCTGGGTCAAGCGCCTCATCCGCGTGCGCCAGCGCTACCCCGCCTTCGCCATGGGCAAGCTGCGCTGGCTCAACCCGGACAACCGCAAGGTGCTCGCCTTCATGCGCGAGTACGAGGGCCAGTCCATCCTCATCGTCTGCAACCTGTCGCGCTTCGCCCAGCCCGCCGTGCTGGACATGCGGGACTGGGAGGGCCAGGTGCCCATCGAGCTCATGGGCGAGACCGCCTTCCCCATGATCTCCAGCCTGCCCTATCAGCTCACGTTGGGACCCTACATGTTCTTGTGGTTCCGCCTCGAGAAACTCGCTCCCGGGAGGGGAATGCCATGA
- the glgB gene encoding 1,4-alpha-glucan branching protein GlgB produces MKKPTDRQQIDAELQQIVELRHGEPHRVLGIHPDGDGMVVRTYRPDAVAIHILPDFGGRIPMAQRKDGVFEARLNGRTETFNYQVEVEYPGKKTFTLRDPYSFLPTLGDMDLYYAGEGRHEELWKRMGAHPVHHNGISGVAFAVWAPTAQSVSVVGDFNSWDGRLHTMRRMGASGIWELFIPEVGEGTRYKFEIRTGQGGHRILKSDPFAFRTEVPPATASVVHDLNHFQWSDGAWMQARATQDVHRQPWSVYEVHLASWRRVVEDGDRPLTYREMAHALSDYLKKTGFTHVELMPVAEHPFGGSWGYQVGNYYAPTARFGHPDDFRYLVNHLHEQGIGVILDWVPGHFPRDSHALGQFDGTALYEHADPRQGSQPDWGTYVFNFGRNEVRNFLIANALFWFEEYHLDGLRVDAVASMLYLDYSRKQGEWIPNRWGGRENEEAIAFMRELNDKVRAKYPGAVMIAEESTAWPKVSQPTSEGGLGFHFKWNMGWMHDTLKYFSKDPIYRQHHHSQLTFGLLYAFSEHFMLPLSHDEVVHGKGSLYGKMPGDDWQKRANLRALFAWMWAHPGKKLLFMGGELGQPSEWNNDKSIDWHLLEKKEHAGIQSLVGDINRLYRSHPALYDADSEPMGFQWLQPDSAASNVLAFVRRSRQPGGHVVCIANLSPVPREEYRVGFPRHGGYVELLNTDSDGYGGSGLGNKGRIHTQPQSWDGQEASAVLTLPPLSVLWFTPG; encoded by the coding sequence GTGAAGAAGCCGACGGATCGGCAGCAGATCGACGCGGAGCTGCAACAAATCGTGGAGTTGCGTCACGGCGAGCCGCACCGCGTGCTGGGCATCCACCCGGACGGGGACGGCATGGTGGTGCGGACCTACCGTCCGGACGCGGTCGCCATCCACATCCTGCCCGACTTCGGGGGACGCATCCCCATGGCGCAGCGCAAGGATGGCGTCTTCGAGGCCCGGCTCAACGGCCGCACGGAGACGTTCAACTACCAGGTGGAGGTGGAGTACCCCGGCAAGAAGACCTTCACCCTGCGCGACCCCTACAGCTTCCTGCCCACGCTGGGCGACATGGACCTGTACTACGCGGGCGAGGGCCGCCACGAGGAGCTGTGGAAGCGCATGGGCGCCCATCCCGTGCACCACAACGGCATCAGCGGCGTGGCCTTCGCCGTCTGGGCCCCCACCGCCCAGAGCGTGTCCGTGGTGGGCGACTTCAACAGCTGGGACGGGCGGCTGCACACCATGCGGCGCATGGGCGCCTCGGGCATCTGGGAGCTGTTCATCCCCGAGGTCGGCGAGGGCACGCGCTACAAGTTCGAGATCCGCACGGGCCAGGGCGGCCACCGGATCCTCAAGTCCGATCCCTTCGCCTTCCGCACCGAGGTGCCTCCGGCCACCGCGTCCGTGGTGCATGACCTCAACCACTTCCAGTGGTCGGACGGCGCGTGGATGCAGGCGCGCGCCACCCAGGACGTGCACCGCCAGCCGTGGAGCGTCTACGAGGTGCACCTGGCCTCGTGGCGGCGCGTGGTGGAGGACGGCGACCGTCCCCTCACCTACCGGGAGATGGCGCACGCGCTCTCGGACTACCTCAAGAAGACGGGCTTCACCCACGTGGAGCTGATGCCCGTGGCGGAGCACCCTTTCGGCGGCTCCTGGGGCTACCAGGTGGGCAACTACTACGCGCCCACCGCCCGCTTCGGTCACCCGGATGATTTCCGCTACCTCGTCAACCACCTGCACGAGCAGGGCATTGGCGTCATCCTCGACTGGGTGCCCGGCCACTTCCCCCGGGACTCGCACGCCCTGGGCCAGTTCGACGGCACGGCGCTCTACGAGCACGCGGACCCCCGTCAGGGCTCGCAGCCGGACTGGGGCACCTACGTCTTCAACTTCGGCCGCAACGAGGTGCGCAACTTCCTCATCGCCAACGCCCTCTTCTGGTTCGAGGAGTACCACCTGGACGGCCTGCGCGTGGACGCGGTGGCCTCCATGCTCTACCTCGACTACAGCCGCAAGCAGGGCGAGTGGATTCCCAACCGCTGGGGCGGCCGCGAGAACGAGGAAGCCATCGCCTTCATGCGCGAGCTCAACGACAAGGTGCGCGCCAAGTACCCCGGCGCGGTGATGATCGCCGAGGAGTCCACCGCGTGGCCCAAGGTGAGCCAGCCCACGAGCGAGGGCGGCCTCGGCTTCCACTTCAAGTGGAACATGGGCTGGATGCACGACACCTTGAAGTACTTCTCCAAGGATCCCATCTACCGCCAGCACCACCACAGCCAGCTCACCTTCGGCCTGCTCTACGCGTTCAGCGAGCACTTCATGCTGCCCCTGAGCCACGACGAGGTGGTGCACGGCAAGGGCTCGCTCTACGGGAAGATGCCGGGGGATGACTGGCAGAAGCGCGCCAACCTCCGGGCGCTGTTCGCGTGGATGTGGGCCCACCCGGGCAAGAAGCTGCTCTTCATGGGGGGCGAGCTGGGCCAGCCCTCCGAGTGGAACAACGACAAGAGCATCGACTGGCACCTGCTCGAGAAGAAGGAGCACGCCGGCATCCAGTCCCTGGTGGGTGACATCAACCGCCTCTACCGCTCCCACCCCGCCCTGTACGACGCGGACAGCGAGCCCATGGGCTTCCAGTGGCTGCAACCGGACTCGGCCGCCTCCAACGTGCTGGCCTTCGTGCGGCGCTCGCGCCAGCCGGGGGGACACGTGGTGTGCATCGCCAACCTGTCCCCCGTGCCCCGCGAGGAATACCGCGTGGGCTTCCCCCGGCACGGCGGCTATGTGGAGCTGCTCAACACGGACTCCGACGGCTACGGCGGCTCGGGCCTGGGCAACAAGGGCCGCATCCACACCCAGCCCCAGAGCTGGGATGGTCAGGAAGCCTCGGCCGTGCTGACCCTGCCCCCGTTGTCGGTGCTGTGGTTCACCCCCGGATAG
- a CDS encoding PQQ-dependent sugar dehydrogenase, with protein sequence MTMLKNALLTVSAASLLSACAHDSIKTPTPDDAPATQPPALPAPDTSHDVKNYSEVIGWPEGKTPVAPEGFGVTKYADGFQNPRWLYVLPNGDVLVAESNTVPKNEAALKEAQASGKAASQRIGASANRITLLRDTNGDGSPDVRETFLEGLNQPLGMLLLGNRFYVANTDGLWRYPYGNAQLSLRDPGEKLLSLPAGGYNNHWTRNLLANADGSKVYISVGSGSNVAEHGLDNEIRRANILEVNPDGTGERIYASGLRNPVGMAWAPGTSTLWTVVNERDNLGDDLVPDYLTGVKEGGFYGWPFAYYGPNEDPRLAGQRPDLVSQTLVPDVALGSHTASLGLAFYEQKAFPEKYQGGAFIGQHGSWNRSDIVGYKVVFVPFKDGRPSGEPEDFLTGFIADRAKAQVYGRPVGLAVLPDGSLLVADDASNTVWRVAVQR encoded by the coding sequence ATGACGATGTTGAAGAACGCCTTGCTCACGGTCTCCGCCGCGTCCCTGTTGTCGGCCTGCGCCCACGATTCCATCAAGACACCGACGCCAGACGACGCCCCGGCGACCCAGCCCCCGGCGCTGCCCGCTCCGGATACGAGCCACGACGTCAAGAACTACAGCGAGGTCATCGGCTGGCCCGAGGGCAAGACGCCCGTGGCGCCCGAGGGCTTCGGGGTGACGAAGTACGCCGATGGGTTCCAGAATCCCCGGTGGCTCTACGTCCTGCCCAACGGCGACGTGCTGGTGGCCGAGTCCAACACCGTGCCCAAGAACGAGGCGGCCCTGAAGGAGGCCCAGGCGTCCGGCAAGGCCGCCTCCCAGCGCATTGGCGCGAGCGCCAATCGCATCACGCTCCTGCGCGACACCAACGGAGACGGCTCGCCCGACGTGCGCGAGACGTTCCTCGAGGGCCTGAACCAGCCACTCGGCATGTTGCTGCTCGGCAACCGCTTCTATGTGGCCAACACGGATGGCCTCTGGCGCTATCCCTATGGGAACGCGCAGCTGTCCCTGCGCGACCCGGGCGAGAAGCTCCTGTCCCTGCCCGCCGGGGGCTACAACAACCACTGGACGCGCAACCTGCTCGCCAACGCGGACGGCTCGAAGGTCTACATTTCCGTGGGCTCGGGCAGCAACGTGGCCGAGCATGGCCTGGACAACGAGATCCGCCGGGCGAACATCCTGGAGGTCAACCCGGACGGCACGGGCGAGCGCATCTACGCGAGCGGCCTGCGCAACCCCGTGGGCATGGCCTGGGCCCCGGGCACTTCCACGCTGTGGACCGTGGTCAACGAGCGCGACAACCTGGGCGATGATCTGGTGCCCGACTACCTCACGGGCGTGAAGGAAGGGGGCTTCTACGGCTGGCCCTTCGCGTACTACGGCCCGAACGAGGATCCCCGGCTCGCCGGACAGCGGCCGGACCTGGTGAGCCAGACCCTGGTGCCGGACGTGGCGCTGGGCTCGCATACCGCGTCGCTGGGGCTCGCCTTCTACGAGCAGAAGGCCTTCCCCGAGAAGTACCAGGGCGGCGCCTTCATCGGGCAGCACGGCTCGTGGAACCGCTCGGACATCGTCGGCTACAAGGTGGTCTTCGTGCCCTTCAAGGATGGACGGCCGAGCGGGGAGCCCGAGGACTTCCTGACGGGCTTCATCGCCGACCGCGCCAAGGCCCAGGTATACGGCCGCCCGGTGGGGCTCGCGGTCCTGCCCGACGGCTCGCTGCTGGTGGCGGACGACGCGAGCAACACCGTCTGGCGGGTGGCGGTCCAGCGCTGA
- a CDS encoding PHP-associated domain-containing protein: MLIDLHAHSYLSKDCDLDPRAVLDRAAMFGLDGVAFTETNTQDGCDELFEIGAKAKVKVFVGLELVTDRGQYLCFFPKPEQAPEPVQLWGSNREKPWSAAECLPKVRSLGAAIVAARPYDRDSNHPAMDYVRTLGGLVCAVEGYNARVKQTANDLAVEAAETLKVPCTGGSDARSSLDEVGYGATFFKKPVKTQEELVAALLAGDFNPVMAGELPRLTRPGEAQAARAAGAKRRGGGGGRRRR; the protein is encoded by the coding sequence ATGCTCATCGATCTGCACGCGCACTCCTATCTGTCCAAGGATTGCGATCTGGACCCCCGAGCGGTCCTGGATCGCGCCGCCATGTTCGGCCTGGACGGGGTGGCCTTCACGGAGACCAACACCCAGGACGGATGCGACGAGCTGTTCGAGATCGGCGCCAAGGCCAAGGTGAAGGTCTTCGTGGGTCTGGAACTCGTCACCGACCGGGGTCAGTACCTGTGCTTCTTCCCGAAGCCGGAACAGGCGCCCGAGCCGGTGCAGCTCTGGGGCAGCAACCGGGAGAAGCCCTGGAGCGCCGCGGAGTGTCTACCCAAGGTGCGCTCGCTCGGCGCGGCGATCGTCGCGGCCCGGCCCTATGACCGGGACTCGAACCACCCAGCCATGGATTATGTCCGCACGCTCGGGGGACTCGTCTGCGCGGTGGAGGGCTACAACGCCCGCGTGAAGCAGACGGCGAACGACCTGGCGGTGGAAGCCGCCGAGACGCTCAAGGTGCCGTGCACGGGTGGCAGTGACGCGCGGAGCTCGCTCGACGAGGTGGGCTATGGCGCCACCTTCTTCAAGAAGCCGGTGAAGACGCAGGAGGAACTCGTGGCCGCGCTGCTGGCCGGGGATTTCAACCCCGTCATGGCCGGCGAGCTGCCTCGCCTCACCCGTCCGGGAGAAGCCCAGGCGGCCCGCGCCGCGGGAGCCAAGCGGCGGGGTGGGGGCGGGGGCCGTCGGCGCCGCTAG
- a CDS encoding acyltransferase domain-containing protein, translated as MHRVEGGSPRRLRPVFVFSGQGSQWVGMGRALLERSTVFEMVLSACDAQVRRRLGWSLLDVVTARDAPLGDIEVSCPALVSMEIALAALWRSWGVEPAAVVGHSIGEVAAAHVAGVLSLEDAMRVICEQGRTMGQLRGQGAMAVVGLAWERVGEVLGGSEGRLWPLIHASPEWTVLGGEPEALEEALVVLREQGMVARRVDSQVAAHCPQVDPLREGLRERLADIRPRPERLPVVSTVTGHELPGRRFDADYWVRNLAEPVLFREGVDALIADGHDIFLEISPHPLVKHWLESCLADADREGQVLVSMRRGRDPSQEMLETLRVLSRTSADSTPCLHR; from the coding sequence ATGCATCGAGTGGAAGGGGGGAGCCCCAGGCGGCTCCGGCCCGTCTTCGTGTTCTCCGGTCAGGGCTCGCAGTGGGTGGGCATGGGCCGGGCGTTGCTGGAGCGCTCGACGGTGTTCGAGATGGTGCTCAGTGCCTGTGATGCCCAGGTGCGGCGGCGGCTGGGCTGGTCGCTGCTGGACGTGGTGACGGCGCGGGACGCACCGCTTGGGGACATCGAGGTGAGCTGCCCCGCGCTGGTGTCGATGGAGATCGCGCTGGCGGCGCTGTGGCGCTCATGGGGCGTGGAGCCGGCGGCGGTGGTGGGACACAGCATTGGCGAGGTGGCGGCGGCGCACGTGGCGGGGGTGCTGTCGCTGGAGGACGCCATGCGCGTCATCTGCGAGCAGGGCCGTACCATGGGGCAGCTCCGGGGCCAGGGCGCCATGGCGGTGGTGGGCCTGGCATGGGAGCGCGTGGGCGAGGTCCTGGGCGGGAGCGAGGGGCGGCTGTGGCCCCTCATCCACGCGAGCCCCGAGTGGACGGTGCTCGGGGGAGAGCCCGAGGCGTTGGAGGAGGCGCTGGTCGTGCTGCGGGAGCAGGGCATGGTGGCGCGCCGGGTGGACTCGCAGGTGGCGGCGCACTGCCCGCAGGTGGATCCCCTGCGCGAGGGGTTGCGCGAGCGGCTCGCGGACATCCGTCCCCGGCCGGAGCGGCTGCCCGTGGTCTCCACGGTGACGGGGCACGAGCTGCCGGGCCGGCGGTTCGACGCGGACTACTGGGTGCGCAACCTCGCCGAGCCGGTGTTGTTCCGCGAGGGCGTGGACGCGCTGATCGCGGACGGGCACGACATCTTCCTCGAGATCAGCCCCCACCCGCTGGTGAAGCACTGGTTGGAGTCGTGCCTCGCCGACGCGGACCGCGAGGGCCAGGTGCTCGTGTCGATGCGGCGGGGGAGGGATCCCAGCCAGGAGATGCTGGAGACCCTGCGGGTGCTGTCGCGCACGAGCGCGGACTCCACTCCCTGCCTGCACCGCTGA
- a CDS encoding phosphotransferase, with amino-acid sequence MTAPIDLTKLPDFLRNQRWFAGKAWPIKSVSTVDHATVELPGGRNFTLAVVEVIYELGQPERYLLPVLPSEEGVKDAFEDVDVLRTLFQLIREKRELASASGKLVGEWLDTPEGLIALPSPLPVRRLQVEQSNTSVVVAEKLILKVIRKLEAGINPEYEVGRFLATKTSFRATPTLLGALQSEGPAGATLAVVNRFIPDVTDGWRYTLDNFRRGPVLAEDFIADLRRLGQRLGELHHALASSTDDPAFTPEPLLAEDLQRWSASIVGEMGVTLSQAARHTPDLENRREDLLGHARQLAHVQPSGQKIRIHGDLHLGQVLRSEGDWLLFDFEGEPGRSFTQRREKYSALRDVAGMLRSFDYAEATVRLEGQPEGDRLQPARQAFLEGYRAATRGAAFLPQDDASFTLMLGTFELEKMLYEVRYELQNRPDWVRIPIQALMRMEVRK; translated from the coding sequence ATGACGGCGCCAATCGATCTGACGAAGCTCCCGGACTTCCTGCGCAACCAGCGCTGGTTCGCGGGCAAGGCCTGGCCCATCAAGTCCGTGTCCACCGTGGACCACGCCACCGTGGAGCTGCCCGGTGGCCGCAACTTCACCCTCGCCGTGGTGGAGGTCATCTACGAGCTGGGCCAGCCGGAGCGCTACCTGCTGCCCGTGCTGCCCTCCGAGGAAGGGGTGAAGGATGCCTTCGAGGACGTGGACGTGCTGCGCACGCTCTTCCAGCTCATCCGCGAGAAGCGCGAGCTGGCCAGTGCCTCCGGCAAGCTCGTGGGCGAGTGGTTGGACACGCCCGAGGGGCTGATCGCCCTGCCCTCTCCGCTGCCCGTGCGCCGGCTCCAGGTGGAGCAGAGCAACACGTCCGTGGTGGTGGCCGAGAAGCTCATCCTCAAGGTCATCCGCAAGCTGGAGGCCGGCATCAACCCCGAGTACGAGGTGGGCCGCTTCCTGGCGACGAAGACGTCCTTTCGCGCCACCCCCACCCTGCTCGGCGCGTTGCAGTCCGAGGGGCCCGCGGGCGCCACGCTCGCCGTGGTGAATCGCTTCATCCCCGATGTCACCGACGGCTGGCGCTATACCCTGGACAACTTCCGCCGCGGCCCGGTGCTGGCGGAGGACTTCATCGCCGACCTGCGTCGGCTGGGCCAGCGCCTGGGCGAGCTGCACCACGCGCTCGCCTCCAGCACGGATGACCCGGCCTTCACGCCCGAGCCCCTGCTCGCCGAGGACTTGCAACGCTGGAGCGCGTCCATCGTGGGGGAGATGGGCGTCACCCTGAGCCAGGCCGCGCGCCACACGCCCGATCTGGAGAACCGCCGCGAGGATCTGCTCGGCCATGCCCGGCAACTCGCGCACGTGCAGCCCTCGGGACAGAAGATCCGCATCCACGGCGACCTGCACCTGGGACAGGTGCTGCGCTCGGAGGGGGATTGGCTCCTCTTCGACTTCGAGGGCGAGCCGGGCCGCAGCTTCACCCAGCGCCGGGAGAAGTACTCGGCGCTCCGGGACGTGGCGGGCATGCTGCGCTCGTTCGACTACGCGGAGGCCACGGTGAGGCTGGAGGGCCAGCCGGAGGGAGATCGCCTCCAGCCCGCGCGCCAGGCCTTCCTGGAGGGCTACCGCGCCGCCACGCGTGGCGCGGCCTTCCTGCCCCAGGACGACGCGAGCTTCACCTTGATGTTGGGCACCTTCGAGCTGGAGAAAATGCTCTATGAGGTGCGCTACGAACTTCAGAACCGGCCGGATTGGGTGCGCATCCCCATCCAGGCCCTCATGAGAATGGAGGTCCGCAAGTGA